The nucleotide window GGCAGAGGCGCCGCCCACGAACGACCTACGAGTGATTGCCTTCATGTGAGACACTCCTTCTCTCTCCTCCCCACGCCCTTGGCGCATGGGGAAACTACCTTGCACGTGCGACCGACCCACCCTCGCGCAGCGTGGTCTCGAGCCTGACGTGCTTGCTGGGAAGCCGCTTGTCCAGCACGTCGACCAGGATCTTGACCGCCTGCTTGCCCAGGGTCTCCTGGGGCTGACAGAGCGTTGTGAGGGTAGGGATGGTGTAAAGGGTCGTCTCGATGCCATCGATCGCAATGACCGAGATGTCATCGGGAGTCCTGAGGCCCGCATCCGAGGCCGCCTTCATGGCCGCGACGCCCATCAGGTCGGAGATGGCGAAGATCGCGGTGACGTCGGGGCGGCGTGCGAGCAGCTTGGCCGTCGCCTCGTACGTGGCGGCCATCGAGAAGTCCCCGACCTCGACCACGAGGTCGTCATCCAGCTGGATGCCGGCATCGAGCAGCGCCGCGCAGTAGCCCTTGTAGCGGAGCTCGCCGATGGAGTTGCTCGAGGATGAGTCCAGGAGCATGGCGACATGGGTGTGGCCGGCCCCGATCAGGGTCGAGGTGGCCTTGAAGGCCTCTGCGGTGTCGTCGATGGAGACGGACGAGTAGTCCGCGCTGTCAAGGTCGCCAAACTGGTTGTCGAACGAGCAGCACACGAACGGGACGTTGATGCCGGCGACCTCCGCCCGCGTATAGTCGAAGTGACCGCCCAGCAGGACGACGCCGCGCAGGCGCTTGGCGCGCACGAACTCGGCGGCGGTCGAGACCTCGTCCTCGTTCGAGGTGATCATCTGGGGAACCAGGGAGTAGCCCTCCTCGGCCGCCTCGCGGCTGATGGCATCGATGATGGGGGCAAAGAACGCGTTGCCGCGACCACGCACGACCACGCCCAGCGTGGCCGAGGGGGCGCTGACTAGGTCGCGGGCCGTCTTGTTGGGCACGTAGTGCAGCCGCTCGATGGCCTCGTTGACCATCGAGCGCACGGAATCGCTCACGTCGGGATGGTCGTTCAGGACGCGAGAGACGGTGCTCACGGAAACGCCGCAGTACTCCGCCACGTCCTTGATGGTCATGGGCCCGCCTCCCTTCCGTATGCTCGGAAACGTTTCTGGTATCGTTACTGATAACGTTTCCAGAACGTATGGAACCTTTATAGCATTTTAGGTTCTCTGTGGCCCGTGGATTGTTTCATATGGGTGTGAGCGTACGATTTTTCGGTATGAGCGGTAGGCTTTGACTCACGAGCGGTCAATATGGCCGTCTCGGCGAGATACCGACCCATCCGTAAAGCCAACGGCGCGCGCCACACGCGCAATGACACGCGCACGAAGGAGAGGCCCATGGCAACCGACACCGACCCGCGCCTGCAGAACCAGGTAATCTACTCGGTCTACCTGCGCAACCACACACCCGAGGGCAGCTTCAGGGCCCTCATCGGCGACCTGCCGCGCATCAGGGGCCTGGGTGTCGACTGGATCTGGCTCATGCCCATCCATCCCATCGGCGAGAGGGACCGCAAGGGCACGCTGGGGAGCCCCTACGCCAACAGCGACTACCGCGAGGTGAACCCCGAGTACGGCAGCTACGAGGACCTGGCTCTTCTCGTCCGGGCCATCCACGAGCAGGGCATGCGCTGCATGATCGACGTGGTCTACAACCACACCTCTCCCGACTCGACCCTCTTTGCCCAACATCCGGAGTTCTTCTACCGCAGGCCCGACGGCAGGCCGGGCAACCGCGTGGGGGACTGGACGGACATCATCGA belongs to Olsenella uli DSM 7084 and includes:
- a CDS encoding LacI family DNA-binding transcriptional regulator, whose amino-acid sequence is MTIKDVAEYCGVSVSTVSRVLNDHPDVSDSVRSMVNEAIERLHYVPNKTARDLVSAPSATLGVVVRGRGNAFFAPIIDAISREAAEEGYSLVPQMITSNEDEVSTAAEFVRAKRLRGVVLLGGHFDYTRAEVAGINVPFVCCSFDNQFGDLDSADYSSVSIDDTAEAFKATSTLIGAGHTHVAMLLDSSSSNSIGELRYKGYCAALLDAGIQLDDDLVVEVGDFSMAATYEATAKLLARRPDVTAIFAISDLMGVAAMKAASDAGLRTPDDISVIAIDGIETTLYTIPTLTTLCQPQETLGKQAVKILVDVLDKRLPSKHVRLETTLREGGSVARAR